AACCTGATTTCCGCCAACACCAGAGCTTGCGAATATCCTTATGCCAAATGACCGTCTGGACGATATCCTGAACCGCCTTGACCGAATTGCCGGCGCGCTGGAACGATCCGCGCCGCCGCAATCACAAGATGCAGACTATGATGCTGCTGATGCGTTCGTCTGGCACGCGGCGACCTGCACACTGCAGCCTGTACCCCGGGTAAACCGGGTGGAAATGGTACTTTTGCACGGAATTGACCGGGTTCGCGACATCCTGGTCGACAATACGGTACGCTTTGCAAGGGGACTGCCTGCCAACAATGCGCTGTTGTGGGGCGCGCGCGGCATGGGCAAAAGCTCACTGGTCAAGGCATCTCACGCTGCCATAACGGCCCAGCATGATCACAAGCTGAAGCTCATAGAAATCCACCGCGAGGACATTGAGGGCCTGCCTGTTCTGATGGGTCAGTTGCGCGATCAGTCCGGCTACCGTTTCATCATTTTTTGTGACGATTTGTCGTTCGACAGTCAGGATACATCCTACAAATCACTGAAAGCCGCACTCGATGGGGGAATCGAGGGACGCCCCGACAATGTGTTATTGTATGCAACTTCCAACCGGCGCCACCTCCTGCCACGTGACATGATCGAGAATGAACGTTCCACCGCCATCAATCCGTCGGAGGCTGTTCAGGAGAAAGTCTCCCTGTCCGACAGGTTCGGACTGTGGCTCGGCTTCCATTCCTGTTCGCAGGACGAATACCTCGAAATGATCCGGGGCTACGTCAATCACTTCAAGTTGACTATTGCCGAAGACCAGCTCCGCGCGGAGGCCATTGAATGGCAGACCACCCGCGGCAGCCGTTCAGGCCGGGTCGCCTGGCAGTATGTGCAGGATCTTGCCGGACGCCTCGGCAAGGCTCTTACATAGGAAAACAGCCCGGACCATGGTGATCCGGGCTGCTGTAACGGCGATAAGGAAACCGGCTTAACCCAATGCCTTCTCGTTGGCAGTCCATTCTTCCGGCGAGTTGCCGACCGGCACCAGACCCCATTGCTTGAACGCATCACGTTCCTTGATCTGCTCCAGCCAGCGATCCAGGTTCGGCAATTTCGGCCGCTTGGCGATATCAAATGCCATGTAGCGCCAGAAATACACACCGAGCGCGATATCGGCATAGTTGAAGTGACGCCCGGTGAGCCATGGCTTGCGGCCAATGGCGCGATTGGCGATCTTGAACAGGTCACCTGCTTTCCGCTCCGCCTCTTTTACCGCTGCCGGATTTTTCTGTTCCGGCGTGGCCCGCACGGTGTCGAAAAGAATGGTGAACATTGGCGGGTTCAGCGTGGTCGCGGTCCAGTCTGTCCACTGGTCAGCCAGCGCCCACGGCTTCTGGCCGCGCGGGCGGATATTGTCCTTGCCGTACTTGCGCGCCAGATAACGCATCATGGTGTTGGACTCAAACAGGGTAACCGTGCCGTCCTTCATGACCGGTACGAGCCCGTTCGGGTTCATCTTAAGGAATGCCTTGTCATCAAGGCCGCCGAACTGGCCGCCGGCAGCATGGCGTTCAAATGGCTGGCCGGTTTCGCCGAGCGCCCAAAGAACCTTCTGCACATTGATGGAAGACCGTCTTCCCCATACTTCAATCATATTGTTTTCCTTCGTTGAGAATCACGAGTGGCGCCATATTCGGCAGAATTTTCCGGAATTCAAGTGGTGATATCATCACCGGTATGTTTCGACTCGACTCCACGCCAGCAGCAACAAACCACCCGTCACTTCGGGATGAAACGAGGCTCATAGCCCCCTGGTTAAATTCAGCCGCGCCCGGAATACATTCGTAACATGTTGTTCTGATTCAGTAAGTCAAGCAGATTTCCTCTGTATACAAACACAGTGTGGCAAATATGTCACACATTTGAAAATTATGGCGAAACCTAGACATACGTGTTGACTAGCTACCAACTACATGCAAGGGGTGAATCAAGGCGAATCGAAGAATTGGCCAATAGAATTAGTAAGTTAGTGGGATGCGTAATGAAAAAGTACCTTTTAGCGGCGGCGGCATGCGTGTCGTCAATAGCAATCGGACTGGCCTCTGCGTCTGCGGACGAGCTGCCGCAATGGAACGGTTTGTACGGCGGCGTTAATGTCGGCATCGGCCACAGTGGTTCTGACTCGGCCACCGGTACCGCCCGAATTTTCGGTCGGGATTTATCAGTTACCAGGAGTTTTGATCTGGACACCGGCCTGATTGGCGGTGCCCAACTTGGTTACAATCTTCAGCATGACCGGTTTGTTTTCGGGCTCGAGGCCGATTTCAACGGCGCCGATCTGTCTACTGAACCCGGCTCGCTAATCAGCTTCGGCCCGCTTCAGCTGGGTACATTCACCAGCGACGTGAACTGGTTTGGTACCGCACGCGCACGCGCCGGTATCCTGCTCGATGACGATTTTCTGTTTTATGCCACCGGTGGCCTGGCATACGGAGAGGTATCCAATTCTTTCGGAGTGTCCTTCAGAGGAAGAGGCAGCAGTGTTTCAAACACCGATATACGTCTCGGTTGGACAGCCGGAGCAGGCGTGGAGACCATGCTCAGGTCAAACATGAAGCTCAAACTTGAATATCTCTATGTTGACCTTGGATCAGATACCGTCTTCGAGGGTAGACTGTTTGTTCCGGTTTCCGGTGAGTCCGATGTCAGTTTCCATGCGGCCCGTGTCGGTCTGAATATCGATTTTGACACGCCCCTGTTTGGCCAGTAACGCCGGGTTCGAGCTCGCGAAATCAAAACAGGCCCGGTCTCATCAGAGACCGGGCCTGCTTTCGTCCGGGAACTGTCCAGTTTGCAGGGTTCCTGCAGTTCCTCGATCAGTATGATTTTTGAATGAAACAATCAAAAATCATGAAACTGATCGTTTCCAAAGTGCTAGATCAACTTTATGGATTCTGTTGAACCCATGTCGATCTAGTTAGACGCCGTCCGCGACGACAGGTATTTCATCGGGTCAACCGCGGTTGCACCCTGGCGCACTTCAAAGTGTACCTGCGGGGTCTTTACCGATCCGGTCTTGCCGGCGCGGGCAATCACGTCACCGCGGCGAACCGCGTCACCGCGCTTCACCATCAGTTCACTGTTGTGGGCATATGCGGTCACCCAGCCATTCTGGTGACGTACCAGAACCAGTTCGCCATAGCCTTTCAGCTCGTTGCCGGCATAGGCAACGACACCGGCCTCAGCGGCACGAACCCCGGTTCCTTCCGGAACTGCAATATTGATACCCTCATTGCGGGTGTTGTTCGGCTTGGAACCAAACTTTGAGATCACCCGTCCACGGACAGGCCAGCGGAAGCCACTGCCATTGTCAGCCCGTGGGATCTGCGTCTCCTGCCTCAGGACAGGAGCCGGCTGGCGGGTAACCGGCTGGGTCTGATCCAGGTAATCCGGTGTTCTCGCGGCAAGTCTCTGCTGCGGCAGGCGAGCCGGTGCTGCATCCGCGACCGGAGACTGAATGCCGCCACCTGGAATGCGCACACGCTGACCGATGCTGAGACCGCTGTTCATGCTCAGACCGTTGTGGGCGGCGATCCTGTGCGGGCGCATTTCATAGGCACGGCCCAGCGAATAGAGCGTTTCGCCACGGCGGACGACATGTACGCCGTTGCTCTGCGATCCGGACTGCACCTGTGCACGTGGTGCCGGCGCGTTGGCAAATGCCACTGTCGGGCGCGGCGAAACCGGATTACTGGTTCCCGGCACACTCAGGCGCTGACCAACAGCAAGTGTGTAAGGCGCACGAATATTGTTGGCACGCGCAAGCTGGCTGACACTCAGGCCATTGGCGCGGGCCAGCGAATACATGGTCTGGCCGGGACGCACGGTAACCGTGCCATTGCTGGCAGGCGCATAGCTTGGCGCAGGTGCAGCAGCCGGTGCACGATAGCTCGGCGCAGGTGCACGGGCCTGCTGACGATAGCTCGTCGCAGGTGGTGTGTAACCGGCTGAAGGAGACGGTGCGTTCTGCCATGACGGACGCGCATTGGCGACACGGTCACCGGACAATGGTGATGTCTCAACCCTGTCAACGGCGGCAGACTTGGTCTCTTTCTTGGAAACGGAATTTGTGGCGATGCTCGGATAGTCGGCAAAGCGATCAGAAGATGCGGAACAACCTGCCAGAAGGGCGGCTGTAGCCGTCGCGGCGAAAACGCGTGAAATTTTGGAAGTCGTACTCATACCCTTACCCCAAACACAGAACTTACAAACTGGACTGGAGCCGATAGTGAATGGTTTAGGTTAAGGAGGAGTTTATCAGTTAAAAAACCACTGCGCTTTTTGCGTAAAGTTTTCAGATTTCGCAGAAAACAGCGGGCTACATACCTCTCGCAATGCCTTCAACAAGCGGCACAAAGCGCACAGGCATTAAGCTTTCACGGGTAAAATCTTCTTCCGTACGGGTAATACGCAGGATTTCCTGCCTGCCGGGAGACACTTCGACCGGCACAACGAGAATTCCACCCACAGCCAGCTGTTCGATCAGCTGGCGCGGCAGTTGCGGCGCGGCCGCGGTCACGATGATGCGCTCAAACGGCGCCTGCTTGGGCCACCCCTTGTTCCCGTCACCCAGCAGGGTTGTTATATTGGCTTGCCTCAGCTCCGCAAAGCGCCGTTCAGCAGACTTGAGCAATGTCCGGTATCGTTCGATGGTGTAAATCCGGCGGCACAGCTGGGCCAGGATAACGGTCTGATATCCACTGCCGGTGCCGATCTCCAGCACTTTCATGCGTTCACCGACTTTCAGCTTCTCGGTCATGAAAGCCACAATGAACGGTTGCGACAGCGTCTGTCCGCATTCAATCGGAAGCGCCTGGTCGGCGTAAGCCAGGTCCTGGAAGGTATCCGGCACGAAAACTTCCCGCGGCACGGTTTCGATTGCCTCAAGTACCCTGGTATCGCGAATGCCACGGGACCTGAGTCCCATGATGAGTTCAATCTTCTGTTGGTCGGTCGCCGTCATGATGCATGTCGTGCCCTAAGTCTGGCCGTTTTGCAATTGCGCCAACAGATCAAGCTGCGTCAGGTTGGCATGCAGCGGCGTCACCGACACAAAGCCGTTATACACGGCATGAATATCAGTGCCTTCAGGCGGGTTTGATTGCTGGCGCTTGAAACCGATCCAGAAATAGTCGCGGCCACGCGCATCGGTTCGCTGATCCAGCATCAGGAGATTCTGATCACGCTGGCCCTGCCGGGTAAATTGAACGCCCTTTACATCACCGGCATCGCAGTCGGGAAAATTGACATTCAGCAACACGCCCGGCTCTGGCCTGGTCTGCACAAGATCTTTCACGATCTGTGCACCGAGACTGCGCCCGGTGTCCCAGGGCACGTTGCGTCCCGCAATACCGTAGGTCTGGCTGAGGGCCATTGACCTGATACCCAGCGCAGTTCCTTCCATCGCCGCAGCGATAGTGCCGGAATAGGTCACATCATCAGCTATGTTCTGGCCGCGATTGACCCCGGAGAGGATCAGGTCCGGCACATCCGGCATGATGTGGCGCACCCCCATCAGCACGCTGTCGGCCGGCGTTCCCTCGACGGCAAACCGGCGCGGGCCAAGCTCGCGCATGCGCAAGGGGTGCGACAGCGAAATGGATCGCCCTGCCCCGGACTGTTCACGCTCCGGTGCCACCACCCAGACATCATCGCTGAGGTCAGCCGCGATTGCTTCCAGCACTTCAAGACCAGGCGCATTTATGCCGTCATCATTGGCCAGCAGGATACGGTACGGTTCGCCGTTCGCGCGGGTCAACATCAAGCTGCACCAATGGTGTCGATACCACCCATGTAAGGCTTGAGCGCCTCAGGTATGGTGATGGTGCCGTCTGCCTGCTGGTAATTCTCCATCACCGCAATCAGCGTGCGCCCGACGGCCAGGCCTGATCCGTTCAGGGTATGAACGAAACGGGTACCCTTGCCGGTCTCCTCGCGCACCCGCGCATTCATGCGCCTCGCCTGGAAGTCACCACACACCGAGCAGCTGGAAATCTCGCGATAGGCATCCTGACCGGGCAGCCAGACTTCGATATCATAGGTCATCTGTGCGCCAAAACCCATGTCGCCGGCGCACAGCGCCATAACCCGGTAGGGAAGACCGAGACGCTTCAATACCTCTTCGGCACACCCGGTCATACGGTTCAGCTCATCGCGCGACGTTTCCGGCG
This genomic stretch from Anderseniella sp. Alg231-50 harbors:
- a CDS encoding DUF815 domain-containing protein yields the protein MPNDRLDDILNRLDRIAGALERSAPPQSQDADYDAADAFVWHAATCTLQPVPRVNRVEMVLLHGIDRVRDILVDNTVRFARGLPANNALLWGARGMGKSSLVKASHAAITAQHDHKLKLIEIHREDIEGLPVLMGQLRDQSGYRFIIFCDDLSFDSQDTSYKSLKAALDGGIEGRPDNVLLYATSNRRHLLPRDMIENERSTAINPSEAVQEKVSLSDRFGLWLGFHSCSQDEYLEMIRGYVNHFKLTIAEDQLRAEAIEWQTTRGSRSGRVAWQYVQDLAGRLGKALT
- a CDS encoding glutathione S-transferase N-terminal domain-containing protein, which encodes MIEVWGRRSSINVQKVLWALGETGQPFERHAAGGQFGGLDDKAFLKMNPNGLVPVMKDGTVTLFESNTMMRYLARKYGKDNIRPRGQKPWALADQWTDWTATTLNPPMFTILFDTVRATPEQKNPAAVKEAERKAGDLFKIANRAIGRKPWLTGRHFNYADIALGVYFWRYMAFDIAKRPKLPNLDRWLEQIKERDAFKQWGLVPVGNSPEEWTANEKALG
- a CDS encoding outer membrane beta-barrel protein is translated as MKKYLLAAAACVSSIAIGLASASADELPQWNGLYGGVNVGIGHSGSDSATGTARIFGRDLSVTRSFDLDTGLIGGAQLGYNLQHDRFVFGLEADFNGADLSTEPGSLISFGPLQLGTFTSDVNWFGTARARAGILLDDDFLFYATGGLAYGEVSNSFGVSFRGRGSSVSNTDIRLGWTAGAGVETMLRSNMKLKLEYLYVDLGSDTVFEGRLFVPVSGESDVSFHAARVGLNIDFDTPLFGQ
- a CDS encoding peptidoglycan DD-metalloendopeptidase family protein; this encodes MSTTSKISRVFAATATAALLAGCSASSDRFADYPSIATNSVSKKETKSAAVDRVETSPLSGDRVANARPSWQNAPSPSAGYTPPATSYRQQARAPAPSYRAPAAAPAPSYAPASNGTVTVRPGQTMYSLARANGLSVSQLARANNIRAPYTLAVGQRLSVPGTSNPVSPRPTVAFANAPAPRAQVQSGSQSNGVHVVRRGETLYSLGRAYEMRPHRIAAHNGLSMNSGLSIGQRVRIPGGGIQSPVADAAPARLPQQRLAARTPDYLDQTQPVTRQPAPVLRQETQIPRADNGSGFRWPVRGRVISKFGSKPNNTRNEGINIAVPEGTGVRAAEAGVVAYAGNELKGYGELVLVRHQNGWVTAYAHNSELMVKRGDAVRRGDVIARAGKTGSVKTPQVHFEVRQGATAVDPMKYLSSRTASN
- a CDS encoding protein-L-isoaspartate(D-aspartate) O-methyltransferase, producing MTATDQQKIELIMGLRSRGIRDTRVLEAIETVPREVFVPDTFQDLAYADQALPIECGQTLSQPFIVAFMTEKLKVGERMKVLEIGTGSGYQTVILAQLCRRIYTIERYRTLLKSAERRFAELRQANITTLLGDGNKGWPKQAPFERIIVTAAAPQLPRQLIEQLAVGGILVVPVEVSPGRQEILRITRTEEDFTRESLMPVRFVPLVEGIARGM
- the surE gene encoding 5'/3'-nucleotidase SurE; translated protein: MLTRANGEPYRILLANDDGINAPGLEVLEAIAADLSDDVWVVAPEREQSGAGRSISLSHPLRMRELGPRRFAVEGTPADSVLMGVRHIMPDVPDLILSGVNRGQNIADDVTYSGTIAAAMEGTALGIRSMALSQTYGIAGRNVPWDTGRSLGAQIVKDLVQTRPEPGVLLNVNFPDCDAGDVKGVQFTRQGQRDQNLLMLDQRTDARGRDYFWIGFKRQQSNPPEGTDIHAVYNGFVSVTPLHANLTQLDLLAQLQNGQT